A window from Acidobacteriota bacterium encodes these proteins:
- a CDS encoding undecaprenyl-diphosphate phosphatase, which translates to MRLWEAALLGLVEGLTEYVPVSSTGHLILVAAVLGRGHDPAIKTFEIAIQAGAILAVLGLYRRRVASMAAGILGRDREGLRLLGHLALAVAPAVAVGLPLGETIKRRLFSGGPVAAALAAGGVAMLASEPLRRRRARNGTGLERLDARRALLIGAAQCLALWPGTSRSLVTILGGLAVGLHPAAAAEFSFLLALPTLGGATLLDLVRSGGTMARTVGPAAFATGLAVSFASAALAIRGLVAWLSHRGLALFGLYRLALAALVAIVLFR; encoded by the coding sequence TTGCGGCTGTGGGAGGCGGCCCTTCTGGGTCTCGTCGAGGGGCTGACGGAATACGTCCCCGTCTCGTCCACCGGGCACTTGATCCTCGTCGCGGCCGTGCTCGGAAGGGGCCACGATCCGGCGATCAAGACGTTCGAGATCGCCATCCAGGCCGGCGCCATCCTCGCGGTGCTCGGACTCTACCGCCGGCGCGTGGCCTCGATGGCGGCCGGGATTCTCGGACGCGACCGGGAGGGCTTGCGCCTGCTGGGCCACCTCGCCCTCGCGGTGGCCCCGGCGGTCGCGGTCGGCCTGCCCCTCGGCGAGACGATCAAGCGGCGCCTCTTCTCCGGCGGTCCGGTCGCGGCCGCGCTCGCCGCCGGCGGCGTCGCGATGCTGGCTTCCGAGCCGCTCCGACGCCGGAGAGCGCGGAACGGGACCGGTCTCGAGCGGCTCGACGCCCGCCGCGCCCTGCTCATCGGCGCCGCCCAGTGCCTGGCCTTGTGGCCGGGGACCTCCCGGTCGCTCGTGACGATCCTCGGCGGCCTGGCGGTCGGACTCCATCCCGCGGCGGCGGCGGAGTTCTCCTTCCTCCTCGCCCTCCCGACGCTCGGAGGGGCGACGTTGCTCGACCTCGTGCGGAGCGGCGGGACGATGGCCCGGACCGTCGGGCCGGCCGCGTTCGCCACCGGCCTCGCCGTGTCGTTCGCGAGCGCGGCGCTGGCCATCCGGGGCCTGGTCGCCTGGCTCTCGCATCGGG